A genomic stretch from uncultured Cohaesibacter sp. includes:
- the purQ gene encoding phosphoribosylformylglycinamidine synthase subunit PurQ — protein sequence MKTAILVFPGTNREHDMAAAVRSVSGKDPMMVWHAETEIPEADLIILPGGFSYGDYLRSGAIAARSPIVSDLLEKAKQGVRILGVCNGFQILTETGILPGALMRNAGLTFICKETLLRVERDDTIFTSSYKKGQIMRCPVAHHDGNFFADDDTLKMLEDEGRVLFRYCDAAGEASAEANINGSRNNIAGIMNARGTILGMMPHPENLIEDLHGGLDGRGLFESLLEKVA from the coding sequence ATGAAAACTGCGATCCTCGTATTCCCCGGAACCAACCGTGAGCATGACATGGCCGCTGCCGTGCGCTCCGTTTCCGGTAAAGACCCGATGATGGTCTGGCATGCCGAGACCGAAATCCCTGAAGCCGATCTGATCATTCTGCCCGGCGGATTTTCCTATGGTGACTATTTGCGGTCCGGTGCCATTGCCGCCCGCTCGCCCATTGTGTCCGACCTTTTGGAAAAGGCAAAACAGGGCGTGCGCATTCTCGGCGTCTGCAATGGCTTCCAGATCCTCACCGAAACCGGCATCCTGCCCGGCGCCCTGATGCGCAACGCTGGCCTTACCTTCATCTGCAAGGAAACCCTGCTGCGCGTTGAGCGTGATGATACCATCTTCACCTCTTCCTACAAAAAGGGTCAGATCATGCGCTGCCCTGTTGCCCATCATGACGGCAACTTCTTTGCTGACGATGACACCCTGAAGATGCTGGAAGACGAAGGACGCGTGCTGTTCCGCTATTGCGACGCCGCTGGCGAAGCCTCCGCTGAGGCCAACATCAACGGTTCGCGCAACAATATTGCGGGCATCATGAATGCTCGTGGCACCATTCTGGGCATGATGCCACATCCTGAAAACCTGATCGAAGACCTGCATGGCGGCCTCGACGGTCGCGGCCTGTTCGAAAGCCTGTTGGAGAAGGTAGCATGA
- a CDS encoding phosphoribosylformylglycinamidine synthase-associated small membrane protein has product MSESNGPNEALTPEPSSHAPGMQDQPLKDQFDGAPYDHKEEAAKAIRFMVVKAAIFIMIPVIASALAIFILL; this is encoded by the coding sequence ATGAGTGAAAGCAACGGACCAAACGAGGCATTGACCCCGGAACCGTCTTCTCACGCACCCGGCATGCAAGACCAGCCCCTCAAAGACCAGTTTGACGGGGCACCTTACGATCACAAAGAGGAAGCCGCCAAGGCCATCCGCTTCATGGTTGTCAAGGCCGCAATCTTCATCATGATCCCGGTCATCGCTTCCGCCCTAGCCATTTTTATCCTCTTGTAA
- the purS gene encoding phosphoribosylformylglycinamidine synthase subunit PurS codes for MKARVTVTLKTGVLDPQGKAIEGALGALGFDGIGSVRQGKVIDIELSETDKAAAEAKLSDMCEKLLANTVIENYHIDIL; via the coding sequence ATGAAAGCACGCGTCACCGTCACACTGAAAACCGGCGTTCTGGACCCTCAGGGCAAAGCCATTGAAGGCGCTCTTGGAGCATTGGGATTTGACGGCATCGGCTCCGTTCGTCAGGGCAAGGTGATTGACATTGAGCTCAGCGAAACTGACAAGGCCGCAGCCGAAGCAAAATTGTCCGATATGTGCGAAAAGCTGCTGGCAAACACCGTCATCGAGAATTATCACATCGATATTCTCTGA
- the purC gene encoding phosphoribosylaminoimidazolesuccinocarboxamide synthase → MNRRRRIYEGKAKILYEGPEPGTLIAHFKDDATAFNNKKHEVIDGKGVLNNRISEFIFTALNDLGVQTHFIKRINMREQLIKECEIIPLEVIVRNVAAGSIAKRLGIEEGTQLPRSVIEFCYKNDSLDDPLVSEEHITAFGWASPQEIDDIMALAIRINDFLSGMFRAVGIRLVDFKIECGRYFEGDTMRVILADEISPDSCRLWDIESNDKLDKDRFRRDLGGMIEAYQDVAKRLGIMIENTPERKGTGPVLVK, encoded by the coding sequence ATGAATCGTCGTCGCAGGATCTACGAAGGAAAGGCTAAAATTCTTTACGAAGGTCCGGAACCTGGTACCCTGATTGCCCATTTCAAGGACGATGCCACTGCATTCAACAACAAGAAGCACGAAGTCATCGATGGCAAGGGCGTTCTGAACAACCGTATCTCCGAATTCATCTTCACCGCATTGAATGATCTGGGCGTCCAGACCCACTTCATCAAGCGGATCAACATGCGCGAACAGCTGATCAAGGAATGTGAGATCATTCCTCTGGAAGTCATTGTGCGCAACGTGGCCGCCGGTTCCATCGCCAAGCGCCTCGGCATTGAAGAAGGCACCCAGCTGCCGCGGTCCGTCATTGAATTCTGCTACAAGAATGACAGCCTCGATGACCCGCTTGTCTCTGAAGAGCATATCACGGCATTCGGTTGGGCCTCCCCACAGGAAATCGACGACATCATGGCTCTGGCCATCCGCATCAACGACTTCCTTTCGGGCATGTTCCGCGCTGTTGGCATTCGTCTAGTCGATTTCAAGATTGAGTGCGGTCGCTATTTCGAGGGCGATACCATGCGCGTCATTCTGGCCGATGAGATCTCCCCCGATTCCTGTCGCTTGTGGGACATCGAGTCCAATGACAAGCTGGACAAGGATCGTTTCCGCCGCGATCTGGGCGGCATGATCGAAGCCTATCAGGATGTTGCCAAGCGTCTGGGCATCATGATCGAGAACACTCCCGAGCGTAAGGGCACCGGCCCGGTTCTGGTCAAATAA